One window of Candidatus Binatia bacterium genomic DNA carries:
- a CDS encoding acyl-CoA synthetase: MSDYGFWRFAQRRPDQLALVEPDGRRWTAGELLARANRLVHGLRREGMEKGDCLAVVLPNSADMVALYLAAGQAGWYLVPINNHLTGSEIAYILQDSEAKVFVASERFANACVVAADEAGIDKRRCFARGAVAGFRGIDELESGQPDSLPDMRTAGQVMNYTSGTTGRPKGVRRPLSPYDPDTVFSMYAWFLAMFGIQPENDNVHLTGSPLYHTAVLLFAGASLHFGHAVVLMDKWTPEGCLDIVQRYRTTTTHMVPTQFHRLLALPDEVKKKYDVSSWRHVIHAAAPCPVDIKRRMLEWWGPVIYEYYAASEGGGTIVTPEEWLRYPGTVGRAWPGAEIRILDDEGHDCPPGVPGTVYMKLGQADFEYHKDKAKTEANRRDGYFTVGDVGYLNEEGYLFLCDRKIDMIISGGANIYPAEIESVLLTHPKVADAAVFGIPNDDWGEEVKAVIEPAPGVEAGPALAQEILTFCRERLAGYKCPRSIDFIDQMPRDPNGKLYKRKLRDPYWAGRERKI, translated from the coding sequence ATGTCGGACTACGGATTTTGGCGTTTTGCTCAACGGAGACCCGATCAGTTGGCTCTCGTGGAGCCGGATGGGAGGCGCTGGACTGCAGGAGAGCTCCTCGCGCGAGCCAATCGCTTGGTTCACGGGCTTCGCCGAGAGGGGATGGAAAAAGGGGACTGCCTGGCCGTTGTTTTGCCCAACAGTGCGGATATGGTCGCGCTCTATCTGGCCGCCGGGCAAGCGGGCTGGTACTTAGTTCCCATCAACAACCACCTAACCGGATCCGAAATCGCTTACATCCTGCAGGACTCTGAGGCCAAGGTCTTCGTAGCCTCCGAACGGTTTGCCAACGCCTGTGTTGTTGCAGCTGACGAAGCCGGAATCGATAAGCGACGATGTTTTGCTCGAGGCGCCGTAGCAGGATTTCGCGGGATCGATGAGTTAGAAAGTGGTCAGCCGGACTCGCTTCCCGATATGCGAACTGCCGGCCAGGTGATGAATTACACCAGCGGCACTACCGGCCGACCAAAAGGGGTCCGCCGACCACTTTCGCCCTACGACCCAGATACAGTGTTCTCCATGTATGCATGGTTTTTGGCCATGTTCGGCATTCAGCCCGAAAACGACAACGTGCATCTCACGGGCTCCCCACTGTATCACACCGCCGTATTGCTGTTTGCGGGCGCTTCGCTTCATTTTGGCCATGCGGTTGTCTTGATGGACAAATGGACGCCTGAAGGTTGCCTGGACATCGTGCAACGTTACCGCACCACCACTACGCACATGGTTCCGACACAGTTCCACCGCTTGCTGGCGCTCCCCGATGAGGTGAAGAAGAAGTACGATGTGTCATCTTGGCGCCATGTAATTCATGCTGCCGCCCCGTGCCCGGTCGACATTAAACGCCGCATGCTCGAATGGTGGGGACCCGTGATTTACGAGTACTACGCGGCTAGCGAAGGAGGCGGAACTATCGTTACTCCGGAGGAATGGCTGCGCTACCCTGGTACAGTTGGTCGCGCATGGCCCGGGGCGGAAATTCGCATTTTGGATGACGAGGGACATGATTGCCCACCGGGCGTTCCAGGGACTGTCTACATGAAGCTTGGCCAAGCGGACTTCGAGTACCACAAAGACAAGGCTAAGACGGAAGCCAACCGACGCGATGGCTACTTCACAGTTGGCGATGTCGGCTACCTTAACGAAGAGGGTTATCTCTTCCTTTGCGATCGAAAAATCGACATGATCATTTCGGGCGGGGCGAACATTTATCCTGCTGAGATCGAATCGGTCCTGCTAACGCACCCGAAGGTTGCAGACGCTGCCGTGTTCGGGATTCCAAATGACGACTGGGGCGAGGAGGTCAAAGCCGTGATCGAACCAGCCCCAGGTGTAGAAGCGGGCCCAGCCCTTGCTCAAGAAATTCTGACCTTTTGTCGCGAGCGCTTGGCGGGTTATAAGTGCCCGCGGAGCATTGACTTCATTGACCAAATGCCACGTGATCCTAATGGAAAACTGTATAAGCGGAAGCTGCGCGATCCTTATTGGGCGGGCCGCGAACGAAAGATTTGA